Proteins encoded by one window of Yamadazyma tenuis chromosome 2, complete sequence:
- the NOT4 gene encoding transcriptional repressor general negative regulator of transcription subunit 4 (COG:A; EggNog:ENOG503NUX1; BUSCO:EOG09260P5R): protein MSSIDDSFISDEEEEFCPLCVEEMDISDKNFKPCPCGYQICQFCYNNIKQIPELNGRCPGCRRLYEDSTVEYKSVSAEEFKMQQMKRDRRERDKKQKEKEKKESELASKKHLAGIRVVQKNLVYVTGLNPPCNPEDLHSVLRSDRYFGRYGKISKIVINKKAPPNAPGAVHHHQNPGLVVYVTFAKKEDALRCINDMDGSLLDGKILRAAHGTTKYCSSYLRGHPCQNPNCMFLHEPGEEADSYTRKDLSTQQGIKMGTMNRVSSSSNLESQDTSTGVAPSQSNEEEEPKEEAKEPAVLPATAHWAKANSNTSSPAVDNNAALANPSAFPTLGEIFKEQKQTTTPTKPSKKKKKDAADDSDSDEAYAPLQVLDEITTNLKNLTHKGEKLVVKFNEEFENFTESTGTFLPLFHFNKDLPKDLSKVDNGQEKSSSKRIIETYLLRPIKNYHLAYQNHPIIQQQILLQQQQQQQKLNVDPGASAQQQQQQLLLLQQLQNQQAPHSQQVPQQQITSQKIPQSAPPQGSQGQSQNGPIPQPIGVGSAGAPPGLVNNSSSSQLLNQLMTGKR, encoded by the coding sequence ATGTCATCAATCGACGATTCATTCATCAgcgatgaagaagaagagttctGTCCCTTATGTGTGGAGGAGATGGACATCAGcgacaagaacttcaaaccATGTCCATGCGGATACCAGATTTGCCAGTTTTGTTACAACAATATCAAGCAGATTCCTGAGTTAAATGGAAGATGCCCTGGTTGTAGGAGACTTTACGAAGATTCGACTGTCGAGTACAAATCCGTTTCAGCtgaagagttcaaaatGCAACAGATGAAGCGTGATAGAAGAGAACGTGATAAGAAGcaaaaagaaaaggaaaagaaggagaGTGAGTTGGCCAGCAAGAAACACTTGGCAGGAATCAGAGTGGTTCAAAAGAATTTGGTCTATGTCACTGGTTTAAATCCTCCCTGTAATCCAGAAGACTTGCATTCGGTGTTGAGGTCCGACAGATACTTTGGTAGATACGGGAAGATCCTGAAGattgtcatcaacaaaaaggcACCTCCAAACGCTCCAGGAGCGGTGcaccaccatcaaaacCCCGGTCTCGTTGTGTATGTAACATTCGCGAAGAAGGAAGATGCCTTGAGGTGTATCAATGATATGGATGGATCTTTGTTGGATGGAAAGATCTTGAGAGCTGCTCATGGTACTACCAAGTATTGTTCCAGTTACTTGAGAGGTCACCCATGCCAAAACCCCAACTGCATGTTTTTACATGAGCCTGGTGAAGAAGCCGATTCTTATACTAGAAAAGACTTGTCTACACAACAGGGTATAAAAATGGGCACTATGAATAGAgtttcaagctcatcaaaTCTTGAATCTCAAGACACCAGTACGGGAGTAGCACCTTCCCAGCTgaacgaagaagaagagcctAAGGAAGAGGCAAAGGAGCCAGCCGTGTTACCTGCAACCGCTCACTGGGCCAAAGCTAACTCCAACACCTCATCTCCAGCTGTTGATAACAATGCTGCGTTGGCAAACCCTTCGGCATTCCCTACTTTGGGAGAGATATTTAAAGAGCAAAAGCAAACCACAACTCCAACCAagccttcaaagaaaaagaagaaggatgCAGCTGATGATAGTGATAGTGATGAAGCCTATGCTCCTTTGCAGGTGTTGGACGAGATTaccaccaatttgaagaatttgactCACAAGGGAGAGAAGCTTGTAGTTAAGTTCAACGAAGAGTTCGAAAATTTCACTGAGAGCACCGGCACGTTCTTGCCATTGTTCCATTTTAACAAGGATCTTCCAAAAGATTTGAGCAAGGTGGATAATGGTCAAGAAAAGTCATCTTCCAAGAGAATCATAGAAACCTATTTGTTGAGACCCATTAAGAACTACCATTTGGCTTACCAAAACCACCCTAtaattcaacaacaaatcTTGttacaacaacagcaacaacagcaaaAGTTGAACGTGGACCCAGGTGCTAGTGcccaacagcaacaacagcaatTGCTATTGTtgcaacaacttcaaaaccAACAGGCTCCTCATTCTCAACAGGTTCCCCAACAACAGATCACTTCTCAAAAGATTCCCCAACTGGCACCTCCACAAGGACTGCAGGGTCAATCACAAAACGGTCCAATTCCTCAACCCATTGGAGTTGGTCTGGCTGGTGCTCCTCCTGGGTTAGTTAACAATTCTTCCAGCTCCCAGTTGTTAAATCAATTGATGACTGG
- the EXO5 gene encoding Mitochondrial 5'-3' exonuclease and sliding exonuclease (EggNog:ENOG503Q6Y6; COG:L) yields MSRATNDLISKFIILPKAVNITNPKLLRLFETFKLNYDEFLPTKKPSFIDKNPFEFHSSYNGNQSYVNNPRLSVTKLLTESWCELRDYYEVYSGSVMEPSSEAQSLGSKYHEELEMESFEIISIGEFQKVLSEIFPVEQCEPGFRGIKDPGLAEIAFEPENMLAYDWAESIMFKLYSLMLNSETRELLVHDYLDLTHQKLGLSPDSVLISGIIDHLKLVNVKDPQDFSMFEEIKAFLDLKFDNGIVDLDALFLGLENILSSYNEIYKLQITDVKTRRFNKIPNQDSVLKSAYLQVSYYKEFFERLSQDSKYTYESLCTNAMIRHHDLDKPLHPIILFSLLRKYPELFLNDFKSIAKGSSIGHVPYSSEFKEFDGYDFTDILTPEILKSLEQIDDFNYKSILSTDILRKWERPLTLRYFAARSSQFFNLFKPFNSDLISIEYHNVRTKFNFKTIKYKFNKDDLENSVVSSSNFWNGTSSPRVVDDLSKCKYCDFNTKCSVPNQDMKYFGHKLSNFLNQG; encoded by the coding sequence CAACATAACAAATCCCAAGCTTCTCCGGTTGTTTGAAAcgttcaaattgaactaTGATGAATTTTTACCCACTAAAAAGCCAAGTTTTATTGATAAGAATCCGTTTGAGTTCCATTCCTCTTACAATGGCAACCAGTCATACGTCAACAACCCCAGACTAAGCGTCACGAAACTTCTCACAGAAAGTTGGTGTGAGCTACGAGACTACTACGAAGTATATTCGGGGTCGGTGATGGAGCCTTCGTCGGAAGCACAGTCACTTGGTTCAAAGTATCATGAAGAGCTTGAGATGGAATCTTTTGAGATCATCAGTATTGGAGAGTTCCAGAAGGTGCTCAGTGAAATCTTCCCTGTTGAACAATGCGAGCCTGGCTTTCGTGGTATCAAAGACCCAGGTCTTGCAGAAATAGCATTTGAGCCTGAAAATATGTTAGCTTATGATTGGGCTGAGAGCATAATGTTTAAGCTATATAgtttgatgttgaactcCGAAACAAGGGAGTTACTTGTTCACGATTACTTGGATCTCACGCACCAGAAGTTGGGGCTCTCTCCCGACTCAGTGCTAATAAGTGGCATAATCGATCATCTCAAGCTAGTCAATGTTAAAGATCCCCAAGATTTTTCGatgtttgaagaaatcaaagctTTTCTTGACTTGAAATTTGATAATGGAATCGTGGACTTGGATGCCCTCTTCCTAGGCTTAGAAAACATTCTTCTGAGCTATAATGAGATATACAAATTACAGATAACTGATGTGAAAACCAGAAGGTTCAATAAAATTCCTAACCAGGACTCGGTTTTGAAGTCGGCGTACTTACAAGTTTCCTACTATAAAGAGTTCTTCGAGAGGCTATCACAGGATTCAAAATATACTTACGAGCTGTTGTGTACTAATGCTATGATACGACACCACGATTTGGACAAACCACTCCATCCAATCATTTTGTTCAGTCTCTTACGAAAGTACCCTGAATTATTTCTCAATGACTTCAAATCTATCGCAAAAGGGTCCTCCATTGGACATGTACCATATAGTTCTGAGTTTAAAGAATTTGATGGGTATGATTTCACTGACATTCTCACGCCAGAAATCTTAAAAAgtcttgaacaaattgacGACTTCAACTACAAGTCGATCCTCAGTACCGATATCCTTCGCAAGTGGGAACGTCCTTTGACCTTACGGTACTTTGCTGCCAGAAGCTCTCAATTCTTTAATCTTTTCAAACCATTTAACTCAGATTTGATCTCAATTGAGTATCACAACGTCAGAACAAAGTTTAACTTCAAAACCATCAAATacaaattcaacaaagacgacttggaaaactcaGTTGTATCGTCATCGAATTTCTGGAATGGTACCTCGAGTCCCAGAGTTGTAGATGACTTGAGCAAGTGCAAGTACTGCGATTTCAATACTAAATGCTCAGTTCCCAACCAGGATATGAAATACTTCGGACACAAACTTAGTAACTTTTTGAACCAAGGCTAG
- the PKR1 gene encoding SMK killer toxin resistance protein (EggNog:ENOG503P586; COG:S): MSFITELWESVFTPGTTPALIKATHGSFIMLILSLCSLVFMTRSIHFVNLLVISILLYASVVWFIHELNQAKLKDNLELEKEVEEDTTSSEKEVSKVEDAKSSEKSSTSATAKPSASPKKRKV, translated from the coding sequence ATGTCATTCATCACAGAGCTATGGGAGTCAGTGTTCACGCCCGGCACCACGCCGGCTTTGATAAAGGCCACCCACGGGAGTTTTATaatgttgattttgtcgCTTTGCTCCCTCGTGTTCATGACCAGATCCATCCACTTTGTTAACCTCTTGGTGATATCCATCTTACTATACGCTTCAGTGGTCTGGTTCATTCACGAGTTAAACCAAGCCAAATTGAAGGATAACCTCGAATTGGAGAAGGAGGTCGAAGAGGATACAACCTCGTCTGAGAAAGAAGTGTCTAAGGTAGAAGACGCCAAGCTGAGTGAAAAACTGTCTACTTCCGCCACAGCCAAGCCTTCTGCTAGCCCTAAAAAGAGAAAGGTATAA
- the HNT3 gene encoding aprataxin-like protein (COG:S; EggNog:ENOG503P02Q): MSFADAFQTYINNPEICKKITLYNDDTVIIIKDMFPKSLRHYLVIPKSPAVTHAHPLKVFNDNVKLYDILEDYVQLTKQYITDDLVKFGLLEDDPETIKQFKQTFIQCGVHSIPSLNNLHIHVMTRDFNSPRLKHKKHFNSFNTRFFVDFEDLNPIGENNNTEYSDSNSENLPDTEYSSGSDDSRTEISNYKFEMNPKKLHDLVKSTPLKCCYCGQSFGNSFSQLKKHLTVEFAKKFDTSKDITCNGMT; the protein is encoded by the coding sequence ATGAGCTTTGCAGATGCGTTTCAAACGTATATCAACAACCCCGAAATATGCAAGAAAATTACTCTTTATAACGATGACACGGTAATAATCATCAAGGACATGTTCCCCAAGTCGTTACGGCACTATTTAGTGATTCCCAAGTCCCCGGCAGTCACTCACGCGCATCCGCTTAAAGTGTTTAATGATAACGTGAAGTTATACGATATCCTCGAAGATTACGTGCAATTGACCAAACAGTACATTACTGACGACTTAGTAAAGTTTGgactacttgaagatgatccaGAAACGATCAAACAATTTAAACAAACGTTTATCCAGTGTGGAGTACACTCGATCCCATCACTCAATAATCTCCATATCCACGTGATGACCAGGGACTTCAATTCCCCTCGTCTAAAGCACAAGAAGCACTTCAACTCGTTTAATACTCGattttttgtggattttgaGGACTTGAATCCAATTGGCGAAAATAACAATACTGAATATTCCGACTCCAACTCAGAAAACTTACCTGACACTGAATATTCCAGTGGAAGTGACGATTCTCGCACCGAAATCTCCAACTACAAGTTTGAAATGAACCCCAAGAAGCTCCATGACTTAGTAAAAAGTACACCGCTAAAGTGTTGTTACTGTGGGCAATCTTTTGGTAACAGTTTCAGCCAACTCAAAAAGCATTTGACGGTGGAGTTCgccaagaagtttgacaCTAGCAAAGATATTACTTGCAATGGAATGACATAA